One part of the Rhodococcus oxybenzonivorans genome encodes these proteins:
- a CDS encoding TylF/MycF/NovP-related O-methyltransferase — translation MFEGFRRKARLKLQRAVYEVVAESDRRSRELHENQHDQTLAELSATNQELSRVLSELSDARMEVSDVQQRLGELEQQARRDITQALDVGATNQSAAFVLEHMPKAPVFWNPHDTLRYGLSQVQIPGMALEFGVASGTTLRIIAEQLKDAQHEVFGFDVFSGLPQTWRTGFPAGEFAQEKMPQVRGAQLVPGLFEDTLADFLDTHPDPVSFVHLDADLYSSTKTVLDRIGLRLVAGTVIVFDEFFNYPGWQEHEYRAWKEFVDRTEIGFEYLGYTANHEQVVVRITEPISR, via the coding sequence ATGTTCGAGGGATTTCGGCGAAAGGCCAGACTCAAGCTTCAGCGCGCCGTGTATGAGGTGGTGGCCGAATCGGATCGGCGTTCTCGCGAGTTGCACGAGAACCAGCACGATCAGACGCTGGCCGAGCTGTCCGCCACCAATCAGGAACTCTCGCGCGTCCTGTCGGAACTGTCGGATGCTCGAATGGAGGTATCCGACGTTCAGCAAAGACTCGGCGAACTCGAACAGCAGGCCCGTCGCGACATCACGCAGGCCCTCGATGTCGGAGCCACCAACCAATCGGCGGCGTTCGTGCTCGAGCACATGCCGAAAGCTCCCGTGTTCTGGAATCCCCACGACACGCTGCGGTACGGACTGTCCCAGGTGCAGATTCCCGGAATGGCGCTCGAGTTCGGTGTCGCGTCGGGAACCACCCTGCGGATCATCGCCGAACAGCTCAAGGATGCACAGCACGAGGTTTTCGGCTTCGACGTGTTCTCGGGGCTACCGCAGACCTGGCGAACCGGTTTCCCGGCGGGCGAGTTCGCCCAGGAGAAGATGCCCCAGGTACGCGGCGCCCAGCTGGTCCCGGGACTCTTCGAGGACACGCTCGCCGACTTCCTCGACACACATCCGGACCCTGTATCTTTCGTGCACCTCGACGCCGACCTGTATTCGTCGACCAAGACGGTGCTGGACCGGATCGGCCTCCGGCTTGTCGCCGGAACGGTGATCGTCTTCGATGAATTCTTCAACTATCCGGGTTGGCAGGAACACGAATACCGGGCGTGGAAGGAATTCGTCGACCGCACGGAAATCGGTTTCGAGTACCTCGGTTACACGGCCAACCACGAGCAGGTGGTCGTGCGCATCACCGAACCGATATCACGATGA
- the rsgA gene encoding ribosome small subunit-dependent GTPase A codes for MFNPGQLLAYGWNDTLPFDDHTTEGSEPGRVIRVDRGRCDVATSSDIIRAENGEHALCTGDWVTVRASGDTTVVADLLPRRSAIVRSAASGRSDGHVLAANVDTVVIASALDTDLDLGRIERLLALAWESGARPVVALTKADAAENVSTAVTAVTAVSPGSVVMAVSAETGDGVAALTALIDGTIALIGPSGAGKSTLANALLGADLLATGRVREGDHKGRHTTSHRELLPLPQGGALIDTPGLRGVGMWDAADGIDKAFPEIDDWAAQCRFRDCSHDTEPGCAVLAAVERGDLPERRLASYRKLIRENGWIASRADARLRAEREREWKIIARGHRRMYRTRGH; via the coding sequence ATGTTCAACCCTGGACAACTCCTGGCTTACGGCTGGAACGACACCCTTCCCTTCGACGACCACACGACCGAGGGTTCCGAGCCCGGGCGCGTGATCCGCGTCGACCGCGGACGTTGCGACGTCGCAACGTCTTCGGACATCATTCGTGCCGAGAACGGCGAGCATGCGCTCTGCACCGGCGACTGGGTCACTGTCCGTGCGAGCGGTGATACGACCGTTGTCGCCGACCTGCTCCCGCGGCGCAGCGCCATAGTCCGGTCCGCCGCCTCCGGCAGATCCGACGGCCACGTGCTCGCCGCGAACGTCGACACGGTGGTCATCGCCTCCGCTCTCGACACCGACCTCGATCTCGGCCGCATCGAACGACTGCTGGCACTGGCTTGGGAGAGCGGCGCGAGGCCGGTGGTCGCTCTCACCAAAGCCGATGCTGCCGAGAATGTTTCCACCGCAGTCACCGCCGTGACTGCAGTCTCGCCCGGTTCGGTGGTGATGGCAGTGAGCGCCGAGACCGGCGACGGCGTCGCTGCTCTCACCGCATTGATCGACGGCACCATCGCTCTGATCGGACCGTCCGGTGCGGGCAAGTCGACGCTCGCCAACGCGTTGCTCGGCGCGGATCTGCTCGCCACGGGCCGTGTTCGCGAGGGCGATCACAAAGGTAGGCACACCACCTCGCACCGAGAACTGCTGCCGCTTCCCCAGGGTGGCGCCCTGATCGATACGCCGGGCCTGCGCGGTGTCGGCATGTGGGACGCGGCGGACGGCATCGACAAGGCGTTCCCCGAGATCGACGACTGGGCCGCGCAGTGCCGGTTCCGGGATTGCTCCCACGATACGGAGCCGGGTTGTGCCGTGCTGGCCGCGGTCGAGCGCGGTGATCTTCCCGAACGACGACTTGCAAGCTACCGCAAGTTGATTCGCGAGAACGGCTGGATCGCGTCACGGGCCGATGCCCGGCTACGCGCCGAGCGGGAACGGGAGTGGAAGATCATCGCCCGCGGGCATCGCCGGATGTATCGAACCCGCGGTCACTGA
- a CDS encoding glycosyltransferase: MSAPVERIIGVVVTHKRRELLAQSLKVLASQTRPLDHLVVVDNAAEDEVRTLVESAGIPTSYLGSRHNLGGAGGFALGILYALSLGADWVWLADDDGRPEGDEVLETLLDCANRHGLAEVSPVVCDIDDPDRLAFPLRRGVEWRRLRSELHKDGDDSADLLPGIASLFNGALFRASTIDAVGVPDLRLFVRGDEVEVHRRLVRSGLPFGTCLQTAYVHPNGAEEFKPILGGRMHTQYPDNEVKRYFTYRNRGYLLSQPGMRKLLPQEWVRFGWYFLVTRRDVQGLREWMRLRKLGRRERFERP, translated from the coding sequence GTGAGCGCTCCCGTCGAGCGGATCATCGGCGTCGTCGTCACGCACAAGCGCCGGGAACTGCTCGCGCAGTCGCTGAAGGTGCTGGCGTCGCAGACGCGGCCGCTCGATCATCTGGTGGTCGTCGACAATGCCGCCGAGGACGAGGTGCGGACCCTCGTCGAGTCTGCGGGTATTCCGACCAGCTACCTGGGGTCGCGGCACAACCTCGGTGGTGCGGGAGGCTTCGCACTCGGCATTCTCTATGCGTTGTCGCTGGGCGCCGACTGGGTATGGCTGGCCGACGACGACGGCCGCCCCGAGGGCGACGAGGTGCTCGAGACCCTGCTCGACTGCGCGAACCGGCACGGGCTGGCCGAAGTGTCGCCCGTCGTCTGCGACATCGACGACCCCGACCGCCTGGCGTTTCCGCTGCGCCGTGGGGTGGAATGGCGGCGGCTTCGTTCGGAACTACACAAGGACGGTGACGACTCCGCCGATCTGCTGCCGGGCATCGCCTCCCTGTTCAACGGCGCACTGTTCCGTGCGTCCACGATCGACGCGGTCGGGGTTCCGGATCTGCGCCTGTTCGTACGCGGCGACGAGGTGGAGGTCCATCGCCGGCTGGTGCGGTCCGGGCTGCCCTTCGGAACGTGCCTGCAGACGGCGTACGTACACCCGAACGGCGCTGAGGAGTTCAAACCGATCCTCGGCGGCCGGATGCATACGCAGTACCCGGACAACGAGGTCAAGCGCTACTTCACCTACCGCAACCGGGGATACCTGCTGTCGCAGCCGGGAATGCGGAAGCTGCTTCCCCAGGAATGGGTGCGGTTCGGGTGGTACTTCCTCGTCACGCGGCGCGACGTGCAGGGACTGCGTGAATGGATGCGACTGCGGAAGCTGGGACGCCGGGAGCGCTTCGAGCGGCCGTAA
- a CDS encoding ABC transporter ATP-binding protein, with translation MTEHVSIETRDACVDFPIFDAKSRSLKKAFLGKAGGSIGRNSSDVVVVEALRDITLSLKEGDRIGLVGHNGAGKSTLLRLLSGIYEPTRGSASIRGRVAPVFDLGVGMDPEISGYENIIIRGLFLGQTRKQMLAKMDEIAEFTELGEYLSMPLRTYSTGMRVRVAMGVVTSIDPEILLLDEGIGAVDAEFMKKARVRLQALVERSGILVFASHSNEFLAQLCDTAMWIDHGRIRQQGGIEDVVRAYEGYDAADHVRHVIYELEREKAGLTAPSRSYARDAGSAGPNEGPVRTGTGAGTSTGTGTGTGTEAESA, from the coding sequence ATGACGGAGCACGTGAGTATCGAGACGCGGGATGCCTGTGTCGACTTCCCCATTTTCGACGCCAAGTCGCGGTCGCTGAAGAAGGCCTTCCTCGGCAAGGCCGGCGGCTCCATCGGCCGGAACAGTTCCGACGTGGTGGTGGTCGAGGCCCTGCGCGACATCACGTTGTCGCTGAAGGAGGGTGACCGGATCGGGCTGGTCGGCCACAACGGCGCCGGAAAGTCGACGCTGTTGCGACTGCTGTCGGGCATCTACGAGCCCACCAGGGGCAGCGCGAGCATCCGCGGCCGCGTGGCGCCGGTCTTCGACCTCGGTGTCGGCATGGACCCCGAGATCTCCGGCTACGAGAACATCATCATCCGCGGACTGTTCCTCGGTCAGACCCGTAAGCAGATGCTCGCGAAGATGGATGAGATCGCCGAGTTCACGGAGCTGGGCGAGTACCTGTCGATGCCGCTGCGCACCTACTCCACCGGGATGCGCGTGCGTGTCGCGATGGGCGTGGTGACCAGCATCGACCCCGAGATCCTTCTCCTCGACGAGGGCATCGGCGCCGTCGACGCGGAGTTCATGAAGAAGGCCCGGGTCCGGTTGCAGGCGCTCGTCGAACGGTCCGGGATTCTGGTGTTCGCCAGCCATTCCAACGAGTTCCTCGCCCAGCTCTGCGACACCGCGATGTGGATCGATCACGGCCGGATTCGCCAGCAGGGTGGCATCGAGGACGTCGTCCGGGCGTACGAGGGGTATGACGCAGCCGACCACGTCCGGCACGTGATCTACGAGCTCGAACGGGAGAAGGCCGGCTTGACTGCTCCCTCGCGTTCGTACGCACGGGACGCTGGTAGCGCTGGACCGAACGAAGGTCCCGTTCGTACAGGGACAGGTGCGGGCACGAGCACAGGCACGGGCACAGGCACAGGCACGGAGGCGGAGTCCGCGTGA
- a CDS encoding ABC transporter permease, protein MSASAIESEAAGVPHPVSDSQTFRRAFKDLRDGFAQRELWLSLGWQDIKQRYRRSVIGPFWITIATGVQAAAIGILYAALLDIPLPEFLPYVTVGLIVWNLISASILEGSEVFIANEGLIKQLPSALSVHVYRLVWRQLLLFAHNLLIYVIMLVAFGVWRDLTWTSLAAIPALGLIVLNAAWVSIMFGIFSTRYRDIAPILSSLTLLLFVLTPIMWTTQSLEAQGGQAAERVKLAELNPLFHYLDIVRAPMIGQDQQAYHWYIVLAITVVGWAAAILALRKYRARVPYWV, encoded by the coding sequence GTGTCAGCATCCGCTATCGAATCCGAGGCCGCAGGCGTTCCGCACCCGGTGTCCGACTCGCAGACCTTCCGTCGTGCGTTCAAGGACCTCCGGGACGGCTTCGCTCAGCGAGAGCTGTGGCTGAGCCTCGGCTGGCAGGACATCAAGCAGCGGTACCGCCGGTCGGTGATCGGCCCGTTCTGGATCACGATCGCCACCGGCGTGCAGGCTGCGGCCATCGGAATCCTGTACGCCGCGCTCCTGGACATCCCGCTGCCGGAGTTCCTTCCGTACGTCACGGTGGGACTGATCGTCTGGAACCTGATCAGTGCCAGCATCCTCGAGGGCTCCGAGGTCTTCATCGCCAACGAGGGCCTGATCAAGCAGTTGCCGTCGGCACTGAGCGTGCACGTGTATCGGCTGGTGTGGCGACAGTTGCTGCTGTTCGCCCACAACCTGTTGATCTACGTGATCATGCTCGTGGCATTCGGCGTGTGGCGCGACTTGACGTGGACTTCGCTGGCCGCGATCCCTGCCCTGGGGCTGATCGTTCTCAACGCGGCGTGGGTGTCGATCATGTTCGGCATCTTCTCCACCCGTTACCGGGACATCGCGCCGATTCTCTCCAGCCTGACGCTGCTGCTGTTCGTGCTGACCCCGATCATGTGGACCACCCAGAGCCTCGAGGCGCAGGGTGGTCAGGCCGCCGAGCGGGTCAAGCTCGCCGAACTGAACCCGTTGTTCCACTATCTCGACATCGTCCGGGCGCCGATGATCGGACAGGACCAGCAGGCGTACCACTGGTACATCGTGCTGGCCATCACCGTTGTCGGGTGGGCTGCCGCCATCCTCGCGCTTCGCAAGTACCGGGCCCGCGTGCCCTACTGGGTTTAG
- a CDS encoding bacterial proteasome activator family protein has protein sequence MTNSENEHVLVIGPDGQPVAVPVEEAAKRSADAEAGAEDNAKPESVADMVEQPAKVMRIGTMIKQLLEEVRAAPLDDASRTRLKDIHKSSISELEQGLAPELRDELERLTLPFTDDTVPSDAELRIAQAQLVGWLEGLFHGIQTALFAQQMAARSQLEMMRQGALPPGISIGNPHQPQNHGEGHQSSGTGQYL, from the coding sequence ATGACGAACTCGGAGAATGAACACGTCCTCGTGATCGGCCCCGACGGTCAGCCTGTGGCCGTACCCGTCGAAGAGGCCGCGAAGCGATCCGCCGACGCCGAAGCCGGCGCCGAGGACAATGCGAAACCGGAGTCGGTGGCCGACATGGTCGAGCAGCCCGCCAAGGTCATGCGGATCGGGACGATGATCAAGCAGCTCCTCGAGGAGGTGCGGGCGGCACCTCTCGACGACGCCAGCCGCACCCGGCTCAAAGACATCCACAAGTCGTCGATCAGCGAGCTCGAGCAGGGGCTCGCCCCCGAGTTGCGGGACGAGCTCGAGCGCCTCACGTTGCCCTTCACCGACGACACCGTCCCGTCGGACGCGGAGCTCCGCATCGCGCAGGCCCAGCTGGTCGGCTGGCTGGAAGGCTTGTTCCACGGAATCCAGACCGCGCTCTTCGCCCAGCAGATGGCGGCACGCTCGCAGCTGGAGATGATGCGTCAGGGCGCCCTCCCGCCGGGCATCAGCATCGGCAACCCGCACCAGCCGCAGAACCACGGCGAGGGGCACCAATCGAGCGGTACCGGCCAGTACCTGTAG
- a CDS encoding cysteine desulfurase-like protein, whose protein sequence is MAYDVARVRGLIPSLGDGWIHLDPQAGMQIPDAVSRTVSTAFRASASSSTGRHVSSRRSAAVLDAARAAVADLVGGDPAGVVLGPDRAVLLAWLAESLSTRLGLGTGLVLSRLDEEANVAPWLRVAGRYGAQVRWAEVEIETCELPSWQFQDLITTTTRLVALTAASPIVGSAPDVRVAADRVHEVGGLMVVDAIGAAPYAHVDINELGADVVAVGATSWGGPQVGALVFRDPTLLDRIPAVSLNPYARGVERLEVGGHQFALLAGLTTSIDFLAGLDESATGSRREKLETSISSLQNYQDTLFDHLMSSLKRLPQIMVIGRSPSRVPTLSFTVAGVSADKVASHLADKRIATVSGVHGGSRLLDALGVNDEGGAVTIGLAPYTTRYEIDQLVGELASLG, encoded by the coding sequence ATGGCTTACGACGTTGCCCGCGTACGGGGACTGATCCCGTCACTCGGCGACGGTTGGATCCATCTCGATCCTCAGGCCGGCATGCAGATCCCCGACGCGGTGTCGCGCACCGTTTCGACGGCGTTCCGGGCGTCCGCCTCCTCGTCGACCGGCCGTCACGTGTCCAGCCGGCGGAGCGCTGCAGTGCTCGACGCCGCCCGCGCCGCCGTCGCCGACCTGGTCGGTGGTGATCCTGCCGGGGTGGTCCTCGGACCCGACCGCGCCGTCCTGCTCGCCTGGCTGGCCGAGTCGTTGAGTACACGACTCGGACTCGGAACCGGGCTGGTTCTCTCCCGTCTCGACGAAGAAGCGAACGTGGCGCCCTGGCTCCGCGTGGCCGGCCGCTACGGCGCCCAGGTCCGCTGGGCCGAGGTCGAGATCGAGACCTGCGAACTCCCGAGCTGGCAGTTCCAGGACCTCATCACCACCACCACCCGCCTCGTCGCCCTCACCGCGGCATCCCCGATCGTCGGCTCCGCGCCCGACGTCCGAGTCGCCGCAGATCGCGTCCACGAGGTGGGCGGCCTGATGGTCGTCGATGCCATCGGCGCCGCGCCCTACGCCCACGTCGACATCAACGAACTCGGAGCCGACGTCGTCGCTGTCGGAGCCACCTCCTGGGGTGGACCGCAGGTCGGCGCACTCGTCTTCCGCGACCCCACCCTCCTCGACCGCATCCCCGCGGTCTCGCTCAACCCCTATGCGCGCGGCGTCGAACGACTCGAGGTCGGGGGGCACCAGTTCGCCCTGCTCGCCGGGCTCACCACCTCGATCGACTTTCTCGCCGGACTCGACGAATCCGCCACCGGATCACGCCGGGAAAAGCTCGAGACGTCCATCAGCTCGTTGCAGAACTACCAGGACACCCTCTTCGACCACCTCATGTCGTCGCTCAAGAGACTCCCGCAGATCATGGTCATCGGCCGGTCACCCAGCCGGGTGCCCACCCTCAGCTTCACCGTCGCCGGAGTCTCCGCCGACAAGGTGGCGTCCCACCTGGCCGACAAACGCATCGCCACAGTCAGCGGCGTCCACGGTGGCTCCCGTCTCCTCGACGCCCTCGGCGTCAACGACGAAGGCGGCGCGGTCACCATCGGCCTCGCCCCGTACACCACGCGGTACGAGATCGATCAGCTCGTCGGCGAACTCGCTTCGCTGGGCTGA
- a CDS encoding NAD(P)H-quinone oxidoreductase encodes MYAITIDQPGGPEVMRWAEQPDPELLPGHVLIDVAATAVNRADLTQRQGFYPPPPGASDILGLECSGIVAEVGDGVSEWSVGDHVCALLAGGGYAERVAVPATQLLPVPKGVDLLVAASLPEVACTVWSNVVMRAGLSRGDVLLVHGGGGGIGTHAIQVGVALGARVAVTAGSEAKLERCRELGADILVNYREADFAEEVKKATDGHGADVILDNMGGSYLGRNIDALASDGRLVIIGFQGGRKGELDLTRLFAKRGNITATGLRGRPENGRESKAEIVADVRNRLWPLITEGAIQPVVSAELPITEAPRGHELLDSPETVGKVILTIPRH; translated from the coding sequence ATGTATGCGATCACGATCGATCAGCCGGGTGGTCCGGAAGTCATGCGATGGGCGGAGCAGCCCGATCCTGAACTGCTACCCGGCCACGTTCTCATCGATGTGGCGGCTACCGCCGTCAACCGCGCAGATCTCACCCAACGCCAGGGCTTCTACCCGCCGCCGCCCGGTGCCAGCGACATTCTCGGCCTCGAATGTTCCGGCATCGTCGCCGAGGTCGGCGACGGCGTCTCGGAGTGGTCCGTCGGCGACCACGTGTGCGCTCTGCTCGCCGGTGGCGGTTACGCAGAACGTGTGGCCGTCCCCGCGACCCAGCTACTCCCGGTGCCGAAGGGCGTCGATCTGCTCGTCGCCGCTTCCCTGCCCGAGGTTGCCTGCACGGTGTGGTCGAACGTGGTGATGCGGGCAGGGTTGTCGCGCGGTGACGTTCTGCTGGTGCACGGCGGTGGCGGCGGCATCGGCACACATGCCATCCAGGTGGGTGTCGCGTTGGGCGCGCGGGTGGCAGTCACGGCGGGATCCGAGGCAAAACTGGAACGCTGCCGGGAGCTGGGTGCCGACATCCTCGTCAACTACCGCGAAGCCGACTTCGCCGAAGAAGTAAAGAAGGCGACGGACGGACACGGCGCCGATGTGATTCTCGACAACATGGGCGGCTCGTACCTCGGCCGCAACATCGACGCGCTGGCGTCGGACGGACGGCTCGTCATCATCGGCTTCCAGGGCGGACGCAAAGGCGAGCTCGATCTCACCCGACTGTTCGCGAAGCGCGGCAACATCACTGCCACCGGTCTACGCGGCCGTCCGGAGAACGGGCGCGAGAGCAAGGCGGAGATTGTCGCCGACGTCCGGAACCGCCTGTGGCCACTGATCACCGAGGGCGCGATACAACCCGTGGTGTCGGCCGAACTGCCGATCACCGAGGCGCCGCGCGGCCACGAGCTGCTCGACTCCCCGGAGACCGTCGGCAAAGTGATTCTCACCATTCCGCGACACTGA
- a CDS encoding MarR family winged helix-turn-helix transcriptional regulator, producing the protein MTAETSDAEVETNWLTPAEMRAWRGYMDGNQRLMDVLNRDLQEKHDLSLADYRILVLLSESPDGSLRMSDLADGVLSSRSRLTHQIRRMEAQGMVTRDTCLEDGRGVLAVITDEGRARLAEAAPTHVAGVRRNLVDQLTKSQLKVLAEVFERVDKAIGDR; encoded by the coding sequence GTGACAGCAGAAACCTCCGACGCCGAAGTCGAGACCAATTGGTTGACCCCGGCCGAGATGCGCGCATGGCGCGGCTATATGGACGGCAACCAGCGGCTCATGGACGTCCTCAACAGGGATCTGCAGGAAAAGCACGATCTGTCGCTCGCCGATTACCGAATTCTCGTGCTGCTGTCCGAATCGCCCGACGGTTCACTACGGATGTCCGATCTCGCCGACGGGGTCCTGTCCTCGCGCAGTCGCCTCACGCATCAGATCCGGCGCATGGAAGCGCAAGGCATGGTCACCCGGGACACCTGTCTGGAGGACGGCCGGGGTGTTCTCGCCGTCATCACGGATGAAGGTCGCGCGCGACTGGCCGAGGCGGCACCCACCCACGTAGCCGGGGTCCGGCGCAACCTCGTCGATCAGCTCACCAAATCGCAGCTCAAAGTACTCGCCGAGGTGTTCGAGCGGGTAGACAAAGCCATCGGCGACCGCTGA
- a CDS encoding TfoX/Sxy family protein, producing MEMPKPTEADKEFFRSLIPDRPGVQVKPMFGNLGAFVNGNMFAGLLGPSVGVRLLSEQANDELSSADGVGPFGPGEKPMREYLALPDHWRDTPDQARRWLERALAEVAELPPKAPKARKAARPRG from the coding sequence ATGGAGATGCCGAAGCCGACCGAAGCGGACAAGGAATTCTTCCGGTCGCTGATTCCCGACCGACCCGGTGTCCAAGTGAAGCCGATGTTCGGCAACCTCGGCGCCTTCGTCAACGGCAACATGTTCGCGGGACTTCTCGGACCGAGCGTCGGGGTCCGGCTCCTCAGCGAGCAGGCGAACGACGAGCTGTCGTCTGCGGACGGCGTCGGCCCGTTCGGACCCGGAGAAAAGCCGATGCGCGAATACCTCGCCCTGCCGGACCACTGGCGCGACACCCCGGATCAGGCCAGGCGGTGGCTCGAACGCGCGCTCGCGGAGGTGGCGGAACTGCCGCCGAAGGCGCCCAAAGCGCGGAAGGCTGCACGCCCTCGCGGGTAG
- a CDS encoding VOC family protein, with product MPIKTKYPQGTPSWVDLQTSDQDAAKKFYAELLGWKYDDRPMPEGPVYSMATVRGENVAAIAPLQLDAAQSGAPANWNTYIAVDDVDETVAKVPGAGGQVLMPAFDVGEAGRMTFVTDPTGASVGLWQAKQHIGAGLVGDPGACLWNELNTTDVDTAVRFYNSILGTTTTQMSMGPDYTYTLFQVGDEQVGGAGAPLHPNTPNHWRVYFAVEDVDASAARVVELGGAIVEEAMDIPTVGRMAGVADPQGAVFSIMTPEERPEQ from the coding sequence ATGCCGATCAAAACGAAATACCCTCAGGGAACACCGAGCTGGGTAGATCTCCAGACCAGCGATCAGGACGCGGCCAAGAAGTTCTACGCGGAACTGCTCGGCTGGAAATACGACGACCGGCCGATGCCCGAAGGCCCTGTCTACTCGATGGCGACCGTGCGCGGTGAGAACGTCGCCGCCATTGCGCCACTACAACTCGACGCGGCCCAGTCCGGGGCGCCGGCGAATTGGAACACCTACATCGCAGTCGACGACGTCGACGAGACGGTCGCGAAGGTCCCCGGCGCCGGCGGCCAGGTTCTGATGCCGGCGTTCGACGTGGGGGAAGCCGGCCGCATGACCTTCGTCACCGACCCGACCGGGGCGAGCGTCGGGCTGTGGCAAGCGAAACAGCACATCGGCGCCGGCCTCGTCGGAGACCCGGGGGCCTGCCTCTGGAACGAACTGAACACCACCGACGTCGACACGGCGGTCCGCTTCTACAACAGCATCCTCGGGACCACCACCACACAGATGTCCATGGGACCCGACTACACCTACACCCTGTTCCAGGTCGGTGACGAGCAGGTCGGCGGCGCCGGTGCACCGCTCCATCCGAATACGCCGAACCATTGGCGCGTGTATTTCGCAGTGGAGGACGTCGACGCCAGCGCCGCAAGAGTGGTCGAACTCGGCGGCGCGATCGTCGAAGAGGCCATGGACATTCCGACGGTCGGACGGATGGCCGGAGTCGCCGACCCCCAGGGCGCCGTCTTCAGCATCATGACCCCCGAAGAGCGCCCGGAACAGTAG
- a CDS encoding TIGR03086 family metal-binding protein — protein sequence MPFDKTVVVPLDPDATFALVTEPERLRRWQTVAARVDLRTGGGYRWTVVPGHSAAGTFQEVDPGRRIVFTWGWEESEDLPPGTSTVTPTAGGTEVRLVHEGLSDEQAARHAEGWTHYLDRLAAAAVVGDAGPDEWAALPQPLDELSSAEATLAVVQRALRDLTADDMSAQTVCTEFTVAQLADHLAGSITTIGSAAGPKIDDEPGKPVETRIADEAQQALEAWRRRGLDGTVLIGGNTVPAPIAVGILSIEFLVHAWDFAAAVDRNVTVDPALSEYVLGLAHTIIRPEARGTVGFADPVPAGHTADPFERLIAFTGRPLPTA from the coding sequence ATGCCATTCGACAAAACCGTTGTCGTTCCGCTCGACCCGGACGCCACCTTCGCACTCGTCACCGAGCCCGAACGGTTACGCAGGTGGCAGACGGTCGCAGCGCGGGTCGATCTCCGAACGGGCGGCGGATACCGCTGGACCGTCGTGCCCGGACACTCGGCCGCAGGAACATTCCAGGAAGTCGACCCCGGTCGGCGAATTGTCTTCACGTGGGGTTGGGAAGAGAGCGAAGACCTTCCGCCCGGCACCTCGACCGTCACTCCTACCGCAGGTGGAACCGAAGTGCGACTGGTTCACGAAGGACTGAGCGACGAACAGGCAGCCCGCCACGCCGAGGGCTGGACCCACTACCTCGATCGCCTCGCCGCAGCCGCCGTCGTGGGCGACGCCGGACCCGACGAATGGGCGGCGCTCCCGCAGCCTCTCGACGAATTGTCGAGCGCAGAGGCAACTCTGGCAGTCGTGCAGCGGGCGCTACGCGATCTCACTGCCGACGACATGTCCGCCCAGACGGTGTGCACCGAGTTCACCGTCGCGCAGCTCGCCGACCACCTCGCCGGATCGATCACGACCATCGGCTCCGCCGCCGGTCCGAAGATTGACGACGAACCGGGGAAACCGGTAGAAACCAGGATCGCCGACGAAGCCCAACAGGCATTGGAAGCGTGGCGGCGCCGCGGACTGGACGGGACCGTGCTCATCGGGGGGAACACAGTCCCGGCACCTATCGCCGTAGGAATATTGTCCATCGAATTCTTGGTGCACGCCTGGGATTTCGCAGCAGCCGTCGACCGGAACGTCACCGTCGATCCTGCACTCTCCGAGTACGTACTCGGACTGGCGCACACCATCATCCGGCCGGAAGCCCGGGGTACCGTCGGATTCGCCGACCCGGTACCTGCCGGGCACACCGCCGACCCCTTCGAGCGTTTGATCGCCTTCACCGGTCGCCCACTCCCGACGGCCTGA
- a CDS encoding ArsR/SmtB family transcription factor, with protein sequence MLDQLEVAAEPTRRRLMHLLISGEQTVNTLAAHFSASRSAISQHLRVLMDAGLVTARKDGRFRYYRLDPQGLAQLRTLFDSFWIDELDRLVADATEEAASKGDR encoded by the coding sequence GTGCTCGACCAGTTGGAAGTTGCAGCCGAGCCAACCCGGAGACGCTTGATGCATCTGCTGATATCTGGGGAACAGACCGTCAACACGCTTGCGGCGCACTTTTCCGCGAGCCGGTCGGCCATTTCTCAACATCTTCGGGTGCTCATGGACGCGGGGCTGGTCACCGCACGTAAAGACGGACGTTTCAGGTACTACCGGCTCGATCCACAGGGCCTTGCCCAACTCCGCACGCTGTTCGATTCGTTCTGGATCGACGAACTCGACCGGCTCGTCGCGGACGCCACCGAGGAAGCAGCTTCCAAAGGAGACCGCTGA